In the genome of Streptomyces aquilus, the window CCTCGCGCCGGACGGCCGGTGCAAACCGTTCTCCACGGCGGCCGACGGCATCGGACGCGCCGAGGGCTGCGCGGCCGTGGTCCTCAAGCGGCTGTCGCACGCCGAGCGGGACGGCGACCGGGTGCTGGCGGTGATCCGTACGACGGCCGTCAACTCCGACGGACGGTCCAACGGCCTCATGGCCCCCAACCCGGCCGCCCAGCGCGCCCTGTTGGAGACGGCCTACGCGCGAGCCGGGATCGCCCCCGCACACGTGGACCTCGTCGAGGCGCACGGCACCGGCACCCCGCTCGGCGACCCGATCGAGGCGGCCGCGCTCGACGCGGTCCTCGGACAGGGTCGCGATCCCGATCAGCCGCTGCTGCTGGGCTCGGTGAAAGGCAACCTCGGCCATCTGGAAGCCGCCGCGGGGGTCGCCGGGCTGGTGAAGACCGTGCTCGCCCTGCACCACGACCTGATCCCTCCGTCCCTGCACTGCGCGGACGGCAGCACCCTGCCCGGCCCCCGGCTGCGGGTCGTGAGCGAACCCGAGCCGTGGCCCCGCTACAGCGGCACGGCCACCGCCGGAGTCTCCGGATTCGGCTTCGGCGGGACCAACGCCCATGCGGTGCTGGAGGAATGGCGAACCCCGCTGCCCGCGCCGCACGACGATCCCGCCGCCCGTCTGCACCTCCTCTCCGACACCGACCCCGAGCGCCTCCGCGACACCGCGGGCCGCCTCGCCACCTGGTTGCGCATGCCAGAGGGAGGCGCGGCGCACCCCGCCGACGTGGCGCGGACACTCGCCGGACGTACCGGCCGCGGCCCGGTGCGGGCCGCGATCGTGGCCCGCGACCGCGACGAACTCGCCACCTCCCTCGACGAGTTGGCCGCCGGCCGCCCGGACGGGCGCGTCACGATCGGCGACCGGGACCTCGTCGGGCCCGGCACCGTGTGGGTCTTCTCCGGATACGGCACCCAGTGGCCCGGCATGGGACGCCGGCTGCTCGCCGAGGAACCGGCGTTCGCCGCGGCGGTGGAGAAGCTCGACCCGCAACTCGCGGCCGAGTGCGACGGCCTGTCCCTGTACGACCACCTCGCGGCCGGCACCGGCCTGGACCGTCTCGACACCGCGCAACCCCTGCTGTTCGGCATGCAGTTGGCGCTCGCCGAACTGTGGCGCGCGTACGGCGTGGAACCGGCGGCCGTGATCGGTCACTCCATGGGCGAGGTGGCGGCAAGTGTGTGCGCCGGCGCCCTGGACGTGGCGGACGGGGCGCGGGTCATCGCCGTACGGGCTCGGTTGCTGAGCGGACTGCGGGGCGGCGCGATGGCCGTCGTGGATCTGGAGGACCGGCAACTCGCCGACCTGGAAAGGGACTTCCCGGACGTGCGGGTGGCTGTTCACTCCTCGCCGCGGCAGAAGGTCGTCACGGGGACGGAGGCGGCGGTGGGCCGTCTGGTCGACCGTCTGCGGGAGGAGGGCCGGGTGGCGCGGGCGATGCGGGTCGTGGGCGCCGGGCACTCCCCGCAGGTCGACCCGCTGCTGCCGGGGCTGACCGAGGCGCTGGCCGGGGTGCGGGGGCGGCGGGCACGCGTGCCCGTGTACTCCACCGTCCTCGACGACCCGCGCGGCACCAGCGCGTTCGACGCCGCGCACTGGGCGGCCAACCTGCGCAGACCCGTCCGCCTCGACCGGGCCGTCGCCGCGGCGGCCGCCGACGGTCACACCGCGTTCGTCGAGATCTCACCCCATCCGGTGCTCACGGGCGCCGTCGCCGACACCGTGCCGGACGCGCTCGCGTCGGCCACGCTGCGGCGTGACGCGGACGGACCGGCCGCGTTCTTGGGCCAGTTGGGCGCCCTGTACGCGGCGGGCCAACGACTGCCGCTGCCACCCGGCCGGGTCATCGACCTGCCGAGGCCGCGGTGGCGGCATGTGCGGCACTGGTGGACGGACGGAAGGGCCGGGGACTCAGCCCGACGGCACGCGACTGCCGACGCGGGTCCGGTCGAACATGGCCGAGGCCAGGGGCAGTTCGCCGCCGCCCCGGCCGCCGGAGGCCAGGCGCACCCGCCCGAGCACTCCCCCGTCCTGGCCCGCCTGAGCCACCACATCGCCACGGTGTCCGGCCACTCCCCGACCCGCGTGGTCCCCACGGCCGCGCTCGCCGATCTCGGCCTGGACTCCCTCATGGCGGTCCGTGTCCGTACGGCCGTCGAGCGGGAGTTCGGCGTCGAACTGCCGCTGCGTGACCTGCTCGGTGCCGGCACCGTCGCCGACGCGGCCGTCCGCATCGAGCGGGCCCTCCCTCGGTCGGCCGGTGGCGCGACCCCGCGTCCCTTGCGCGCCACCGGCTCCCGGCCACCGCTGTTCCTCGTGCACGCGGCCGGCGGTCGGAGCACCGTGTATCAGCCACTCGCCGAACGACTCGGCGCCGACCAACCGGTGTTCGGCCTCGACCGGCTCGACGAGTCCCGCACGGTCACGGACAAGGCCCGCCGCTACGCCGACGCGATCCGTTCCAGCCACCCCACCGGGCCGCTCCTGCTGGGTGGTTGGTCCTTCGGCGGCTTCGTCGCCCAGGAGACGGCACGGCAACTGGCCGCCACGGGACGGGACATACCGCTCGTGGTGCTCATCGACTCCGTACGACCCCTCCCCCGGCCCGGGCAGACACCGGGCGATCGGATACGGGCCCACTTCGAGGGCTTCGCGCGCTACGTCGCCGAAACCTACGGCGTACGCCTTGAGTTGCCGTACGACGAGCTGGTGGCGATGGACGACGACAGGGACCGTATCGACGCCGTGCTGGCCACCGTACGGGAGGCCGCCGACGTGCCGCGTGCCGCCCTGGAGCACCAGCGGGCCTCCTACCTGGACCTGAGGATCGGCGAGGCGCATCGGCCGGAACGGTACGACGGCCGCGTGCTGCTCTGCCGCGCCACCGAACCCGCGCCGCACACGGTCCGCGATCCGGCGTACGAACGCGACGACGAGGCGCTGGGCTGGGACGAGGTGTGCCCGCGGCTGGAGGTCGTCCGGGTGCCCGGCCATCATCTGGCGCTGCTCGACCCGCCGTACGTCGACGAGATCGCCGCCCGCCTCGGCCGAGCGCTCGCCGCACGCGTCCCCGCTCCCTGAACCGACCCGACCGCGAGGAGCCGCCATGCCCGACCGCATCACCAGAATGTCCCGGCGCACTGTCGCCAAGGCGGCGACCGCCGCCGGTCTGGCCGCGCTGTTCGGCACCGCCACCGGCGTCGGCCGTGCCCGGGCGGCGACGCGGGTGGGGGCGCGCACGTTCGACGTGTCCGTGGCCTCGGCCGCCCTGCGCCGCAGCGCGCCGGTGCGGCTGATCCTGCCGACGAGCTTCGACGCGACGCCGACCCGGAGGTATCCGGTGCTGTGCCTGCTGCACGGCGCCCACGACGACTACACGTCCTGGACGCGTGAGACGGACATCGAGGCCTTCACGGCGGGCCGCGACCTGATCGTGGCGATGCCGGACGCGGGGCCGACCGGGATTCCCAGCGTCTGGCGCGACGGCGTCGACTACGAGACGTTCCAGGTGAGAGAGGTCCCCGCGCTGCTGGCCCGGGACTACCGGGCCTCCGGCGTCATGGCCGTCGCCGGGGTGTCGACCGGGGGGTACGGGGCGATGGCGCACGCGGCCCGGCATCCGGGCGTGTTCGCCGCCGCGGCCTCCTACAGCGGGGTCCTGGACACCACGGCGCTCGGCGTGCCCGCCATCGTGGACGCGATCGTGGCCCGGGAGAACCTGCCCCCCGGCTCCCTGTGGGGCCATCCGATCCTGAACCTCCTCACCTGGCGGGAGTTCAATCCCCGGGCCCGGGCCGAGGGGTTGCGCGGCACACCGTTGTACGTCTCCCAGGGCAGCGGTCTGCTCGGGGGCGGCGGCGATCCGCTGCCCGGGGTGCTGGAGAGCGCGCTGTGGCCCTCCGCGCACGGGTTCACCGACGCGCTCGCGCGCCTCGGCATCTCCGTGGACAGCCACTTCTACGCGGGAGGAGGGCACAACTGGGCTTACTGGAAAGGCGAGTTCGCCCGGTCGTGGCCGATGCTCGCCCGTGCCCTGGGCGTACCGGAGTGACGTCGGTGCCGTGGGGGCACGGAACGGAGCGGAGGGGACGCCCGTCCAACCAGGGACGCCCCACCCGCCCCACGGGCAACCCCGCGCGGGCGAGCCGACTCCGGGCGAAAGGAGTGTCCGCGATGGCGTTCCCCACTCCGCGCGGTCTGACCGGCGGCCCCGGACCCACCACGGTCCCGGCCGAACTGGCCGAGCTGCTGCGCGCCCAACTCGCCGCCGTCGCCGACCAGGTGGAGGAGGAGGTCCGCCGCCAGGTGCCCGAGTACGCCGTGCCGCGCGACGGTCCGTACGGCAGGAATCTCCGGGCCGGTGTGGTGCAGGCGCTGACCCTGTTCGTGGACCACATCGCCGACCCGGGCGACGACGGGGAGTCGATCGCCGCGACGTACTACGCCCTCGGGCGCGGCGTGGCCCAGGAGGGCCGCAGCCTGGAGGTGCTCCAGTCCGCGCTGCGGGTGGGCGGCATGCACGCCTGGCGGTGCATGGGCCGCACCGCGGAGACGCTCGGGCTGGACTCGACGGTCGTGGCCGCCCTGGGCGAACTGGCGTTCCAGACGGTGCACGAGGTCGCCGAGGCCGCTGCCGCCGGGTACGCGGAAGCGCAGCTGCGCAGCTCCGACGAGCTGGAGCGGCGCCGTCGCCGGCTGCTCGACCTGCTGCTGGGTGCGGACCCGCCGGCTCCGGAGGCGGTGCGGAAGCTGGCACACGGCGCACGGTGGACGGTGCCGCGGCAGGTCGCCGTCGTCGCCCTCGCGGGCGGCCCCGACCGGGGTGAGGAGGACCGGCCGCTGGCCTCGTCGGGGGCGCTGGTGGACATGGAGTCCCGGCCGCCCCGCATGCTGGTGCCCGATCCCGACGGCTCCGGGCGGTGGGCCGGGCGCAGCTTCACGCTCGCGTTGCGGGGCCGGCCGGCCGCGATCGGGCCGACGGTGCCGCTCGCCGAGGCGGCGCAGTCCCTGCGGTGGGCCACGCGAGCCCTGGGCCTGATGGGGCGCGGTGTCCTTCCCCGGCAGGAGGTGGTGCGGTGCGCCGATCATCTGTCGACGCTGCTGCTCCACGCGGACGAGCCGCTGCTCGGCCGGTTGCGGGCCCGCGCCCTCGCCCCGCTCGACGCGGTGTCGGCGGGGCAGCGCGCCCGGCTCACCGAGACCCTGCTGGTCTGGCTGCTCAACGGCAGCAACGTCCCGGACGTCGCCGCCCGGCTGCACCTCCATCCGCAGACCGTCCGCTACCGACTCCGGCAGCTGGAGAAGCTGTTCGGCGACGCGCTGCGCGATCCGGACGCCCGTCTGGAGATGATCCTGGCGCTGCGCGCGGAATCCGCGCAGCCACAACAGGAATGACATCGGCACTCACCACAGAACGAAAAAGCGCGGCATTTCCATCATCGCGTTCATAACACCCCTTCAGGCATCGCGAATACGTTGACGAAGTCCCCTTTCGCAGGCGCTTCCCGCGCCCCCATCGCGGAGGATTCCATGCGTATCCGTTTATGCCTGGCCGCGCTCTCGCTCGTCGGCGGAGCCGGCGTCGCCACCCTCGCCACACCCACGGCGTCCGCCGCGGCCTGCACGGACGTAGACGTCGTCGCGGCCCGCGGCACGTTCGAACCGGGCACGCTCGGTTTCATCGTCGGAGACCCCGTGTATTCGGCACTCCAGCGGAAAATCAGCGGAAAGACCCTCTCCAGCTACAAGGTGAACTACCCGGCCGACCTCTCCCTGACGTCGGCCGCGCAGGGCAACGCGGATCTGGTGAATCACGTCAATCAGCAGGCCGCCGCCTGCCCGAACCAGCGTTTCATTCTGGTCGGCTATTCGCAGGGGGCGAACGTCGTCGACAACTCCCTCGGCATCAGCAGCGAGGGCGCGGTGGTCGGCAGTCCCATCGTCGCCACCCTGCCGGCCGCGGTCGAACCGCGCGTCGCGGCCGTGCTGCTGTTCGGCAATCCGATCCGGGCCCTCGGCAAGAGCGTCACCGGCGTGTACCAGAGCCGCACCATCGACTTCTGCGCCACGGGCGACCCCGTCTGCCAGAGCGGCGGAACCGACGTGGGGGCGCACCTCGGCTACACGGCGAACGCCGACGCGGCGGCCGCTTTCGCCGCGGGCAAGGTCTGAGTGCGCGAAGGGCTGTTCCGGCGAGCGGCTCCGTGGCGGCCGGCCACGGAGCCGCTCGCGGAAAACCCGTTGGCGAGGCTCCGCGGCCGCTGCTAGCTTTCCGGAGGCCGTGCGAGAGAACGAGGAGGTGGTACCCGTGAACGTATCGACGTGGGTGCTCTCCTCCGGGGTCACGGTCGGGCGATAGGTCGTCCGGGAGCGCCGTTCCAGCGCACTCCCGAAAGGCACGACCATGGCCCTTCGCTTCACTTCCGAACAGCGTCTCGACGACCGTGTCCTCGAACGCGGATTCACCCTTGGCGAGATCCCCGGCTTCCTCTGGACGCCCTCCTCCGCGGCCGCACCGACGCCGCTCATCCTGCTCGGCCACCCTCCGATCGGACTGCACACGATGTACCCCCGGTTGGTGGCGCGAGCCCGGCACGCCGCCGCCGACGGCTTCGCCACGGCCACCATCGAACTGCCCGGGAACGGCGACCGCCCCCTCTGGCCCGCCCTCGAAGAGGCCCGCGCCGAGCTGCGCCGGGCCCTGCGAGCCGGCGAGCCGGTCGGCCCGGAGATCATCGATCCCCTCGTCCTCCCCCTCGTCGACACAGCGGTCCCGGAATGGCGGGCCGCCCTGGACGCCCTCCTGGCACTGCCCGAGATCGACGGCCCGGTCGGGTACTCGGGCGGGATCATCTCCATCGGCGTCCGCCTCGCGGTCGTCGAGCCGCGCATCGTGGCCGCCGCTCTCTTCGCCGGGAGCTTCGTGCCCCGGGCGATCTTCGAGGAGGCCCGCCAGGTCACCATTCCGCTGCACGTCCTGTTGCAGTGGGACGACGAAGGAAACGACCGGCAGGCGGCCCTGGACCTGTTCGACGCCTTCGCCTCCAAGGAGAAGTCCCTGCACGCCAACATGGGCGGACACGCCGGCGTCCCGCAGCACGCGGCGGACGCGGCGGGCCAGTTCTTCACCCGGCACCTGAAGTGAGCCCGAGCCCGCCCCGAGCCATCGGGGCGGGCTCCCCGGGCGCCCTAGGTCAGATCGACGTCGGCCTGGAGCAGGTCGTGGTCCGAGTACGCGGTGGGGTGCACCTGGTGGCGGAGCGAGGCGATGCCTCGCAGGAAGACGTAGTCGAACTTGCTGTACCAGTCGGTGGTCGTGTCGCAGGTGCCGGAGGTCTGGGGGTGGCACTGCGGGTCGGTGTCCGCGGCCAGGGCCCACATCGGGGCCAGTTCGGGGGTTTCCGGCGTGGCGTTGAAGTCGCCGATCACGATCGCGCGGTCGTACTCGGCGACCGCCGCCGCGAGCACCCGCACCTGACCGACGCGCACCGATTCCTGCTGTCGCTGGGCGAGATGGGTGTTGAAGACCCGGACCCTCCGGCCGTCCACCGTGGTGGTGACCGCCAGATATCCGCGGTCCTCGGAGCCGCCGTCGGGATACTCCACCAGGACCCGGTCGGTCATCGGCGCAGCAGAGAGCAGCGCCTGACCGAAGCCTCCCGGACTCCACGGCACTCCCCCGCAGCGGCCCCAGTTCTGCAGAACCGCCCCGTACTCGACGTGGTACACCAGCCCGTACAGGCTCTCCAGAAGGTCCCGGATCCGCTTCACGTCACCGGTGCACGCCTCCTGCAACCCGATCACCTGGGGCGCGTAGGTGGCGATCTCCGCCGCCCGGTCGACGTTGCTCTTCTCGCAGGGGTTGCAGAGGTTCCAGGTCATCACCCGGTTCGGCACCACCTCCGCGGCGGCGCCCGCCGGCAGCGGCCTGCCGACGAGGGCATCGCCCGGTGTACTGGGGCCGAGGAGCAGCACGCTGACCACGATCATCGCGCTCGCCCCCAGCCGCGCGCCCCTTCCGAACACCGACGCCTCCCCGCACGAGCTACGAACACTCCGTACCAGAGGCTATGCGACGCTCCTGTCGGCAACCTGTCGGCGACGCCTGGCGCCGACGCTCCCTGCGCCTTCACGGCCCGCCCTCGCCTGCCGGGCAGGGCGGGCCGCCGGGGTCATCCGACGAGGTCGGTCTGTTCCAGGAGCAAGCGGTCCTCGGCCAGTTCGGCAGCGCCCTTGTCGGCCAGGGCGTTGACGGCCGAGTTGAAGCGTTCCATGGAGGTGGGGTGGTCCGGGCCCAGGACGTACTCCTTCAGGGTGCGGCGGTACGGTGCCATCAGATCGTTCGCCGGCGTGCGCACCGAACCGAGGATCTCCGGCAGGCGGGTGCAGTCACGGTCGAGGAGATAGGCGCCCCCGGCCGTGGTGTAGGCGGCGCGGAACTCGTCGTCGGGCAGGTCGTGGGCGTTGGTCAGGACGTACGGCTTGAGGCTGGCGACGAAGTCGGCGACCACCGAGGAGACGTCGCTGACGAGGATGTCCGCCTGGTTGAAGCACTCGTACAGCGTGGGCAGTTGCTCCAGGATGACGTGGTGGCGGCTGGTGCCGTGGCTCTCCCAGAACAGGCGGTGCCACTCGGCGTGCAGGCTGCGCCACTCGCCCGCGTCGTCGTGCTCGGGCAGCCGCGCCTCGCGGGTCTGCTGGGCGTCGTCGCCCTTGAGCCGTCCGGCCAACTCGTCCAGCCGGGACCGGATCTCCGTCAGCCGCGGGCGGACGGCGGCGAGGTCGGACTGCGTCCGGACGGCCTGGCGGCGTTCGTTGTCGGCGTGCAGCAGGTCGCGGATGGCCTGGTCGGCGGCCGCGGCCTCGGCCGAGCGCTTGCCGGTGAGCGGGTGCGGCTTGTAGATGATCCGTACGTCCTCGGTCAGGAGCTTCTCGATCAGCCGCGTGCCCATCGGGATGAGGGACGTGTGGCAGTCGTCGTCGCTCCACCCCTCCCAGGTGGGGGCGTACATGACGACCGGACGCGGGCCGGGCAGGCGGTCGGCGTGGAGCTGGATCGGCGCCAGCTGCGGTCGGCCCACCTCGACGATGGCCGCGTCGCTGATGGCGTGCCGCACCCGGCGGTAGCGGTCGCGCCCGGCCCGCCCGGCCACCCAGATCTCGTCGTGGACCTTGCTGACCCGGTTGCTGCTGGCCAGTTTGTCGCTGTCGCCGTGTCCGATGAAGACGTGCTTGGCCTCGGCGATGCGCAGCATGTGCACGTTCTTGCCGGCGTTGCCCGGGTAGAGGACGACCCGTACGCCGGACAGGTCCAGCTCCGCCAGGTCGTCGGCCTTGGGCACGCACAGGACGGGCAGCCGGGTGCGGCTGAGGTGACGGAACGAGGCCCGCTCGCGCAGGATGATCAGCGGACGCCGCTCCAGCCGCTCCAGCGTCTCGATCCACATGTTCACCTGGTACATGAAGTCCCGCGACACCGCGGCGAAGCTGAAGTAGAGCGCCACCTCGGGCCCGTACGCGGCCAGTTGACGATTGACCTCGGCGAACACGTCCTCCCGCGCGGGCATGCCACGTGCCCTCAGGTACTGCACCGCCAGCGCGAGCACCGCCAGGGCGGTGCTGCCGACGGTCAGCGCGAAGCCGGCGTACGCCCACGCCCGGGTCCCGGTGGCCAGCGCCACCAGGAAGCCCGCGTGGGCCAGGAGGTCGAGGTGCAGGAGCTTGCGCAGAAAGCGCCGGAACAGCAGCGCCGGCGGCTGCTGCGGGAGCGGCAGCGCGCTCATGTCCAGGTTGCGCACCACCAGCGGCAGCACCCGGCGGCGCCGTATCGCGTGATGCAGCGCGGTGTACAGCATCACCAGCGCGAAGTGGACGCTGAACACGGCGAGCGCGGCGACCAGCATCGCATCCGGCGCGTCCATCCGCTCGGCCAGGGCCAGCAGCATCACCGTCCGGACGGCGAACCGCAGCGTGCGGTCCAGCTGAAGCGTCGCCAGCCGGCGCACGAACCCCGGCGAGCGGACATGCAGCGCCTCGTCCGCGACGTAACTCACCAAGGACGCCACCGCGAAGCCCCCCAGCCACGGCAGCAGAGCGAACACCGGCAGCGCCACGAAACCCGCCGCCAGCAACAGAGCAAGAAACAGGTCAGTCGTCCCGCGCACTCTCAGAGCACCACACAACTGACGCACCATCATCGACAAGGTTCCCCCCACGGAACTGTGCACGGCTGTATCACCGTTGGTCGCCAGTTCGACCCGGGAGGGCCTCGCATGGTTGCGCACCCTGAGATCACAAAATGTTCAACTGTGATTCATCAGAGGTTTGAGAAGTCGTGGCACACGACGGGGCGAGATGGGTCAGGCCGGACGGATCGCTCCCTTGATCGCCGACTGACCGGCGAAGAACACCGACTCCTCGCGGACCGCCGCTCCCGGACCCGGCGCGTGGATCATCATGCCGTTGCCGGTCCAGATACCGACGTGGCCGAGGTCGTCGTGGAAGAAGACCAGGTCCCCCGCCTCCACTTCGGCGAGGGCGACCGGCGTGCCGACCCCGGCCTGTTCCTGAGCGGTTCGCGGGAGCGTCACCCCGGCCACCTTCCAGGCGGCCTGGGAGAGACCGGGCGCGTCGAACGACCCCGGCCCGGCCGCTCCCCACACGCACGGGCGGCCGATCTGCGCACGGGCGAAGGCGATCACGCGCTCGGCCTTGGTGGTGTGCCCCGCACCGACCGCGCCGGTGAACGCCGGTGCGGCGCCCGTCGGTTGAGGGGGCAGGGCCACCGGCGGTTGAGGGGATTGGGCGATCGGCAGCGGCGTGACCGGCGGTTCAGCGACCGGCAGTTGCGTGACCGGCGGTTCAGTGACGGGCAGTTGCGTGACCGGCGATTCAGCGGCCGGCGGCGCGGCGACCGACGGCAGTCCGGCGCCATAGGTCGCCGTGGTCGTGCCGGTCGGCCAGTCGGTGGCGTAGGAGGCGGTCGGATCGGTGGGCACACCGGTGAGATACGGGGCGATCGGGCCGGTTGCCGGTGCGGCGCCGTAAGGCGTGGCCACGGTCACGGGGAGGCCCGCGTCGTACGAACCGGCGAGCGGGTCCTGAGCGGTCGGCGGTGTCGCCGCAGCGGGCTCAGGGTCGGGGAACGCCATGGGCTCGGTGAGCGGCCACTGGGCCCGGTTGTCACCGAGGACCGGCAGCGGCCCTGTGCGCCAGACCTCTTCCTCCGCCCGGGTCCCGAAGGCCTCGACGGCCTCGACCGGCGGGAAGGGCGCGGCGGGCCCGCCGGCCAGCTCGGGAGCCGGCCCGGCGTTCCACTCCGTGACGGCACCGGCGGCCGGCTCCGGCGAGCCCCCGGCGTTCCACTCGGGAACAGGCGCGGCGTTCCATGGCGGGACGGACGCCACGGGCAGCTCCGGAACGGGCGCGGCGGTCGGCTGCGGGGCGGGCCATGCGGTGGCCTCCGGAACAGGCCATGCAGTGGTCTCCGGAACAGCCCCGGACACCCGCTCCGCGACAGGCCACGCGGTGGTCTCCGAGACAGGCCCGCCCGCCCGCTCCGGAACAGGCCATGCAGTGGTCTCCGGAACAGCCCCGGACACTCGCTCCGGGGCAGGCCATGCAGTGGTCTCCGGGACAGGTCCGGTCGGCGGCTCCGGGACTGGTCCGGCGGTCAACTCGGCTACCGGCCTGGCGGATCGCGCGGCGGACGGCAGGGCGGCCGGCGTCGAGGACGCTCCCGCGGCAGCCGCAGGCGCCTCAAGGGCCCGCGGCTCGACAGGGCGTTCCACGGGGCGGGCGGATTGCGGCGCGCGGGCCGGGCGGCTCGGGCGGTCGAGGCGGTCCGGCCCACGCCCCTCCGGCTGGGTCGCCGGCACGGTCGGGCCCAACTTGGCCCGGGCCACGTCGAACCACTGGCGGGTCAGATCCCGCAGCGCGGGTTCCGCGGGCCCCTGGGACCGCCCCCGGCCGGCCGTGCCCCGTTGCCGCGGAATCGCCGCCGCGCGGGTCGCGTTGAAGGTGCCCGTGTCGCTCTCGGCCCTGTCGTAAAGGCTGTTGATCCGCCGGCGGACCTCGTCACGGCTCGGCGCCTCGCCCCCGTCTGTCGACGCACCACCTGGGGACTGCGAGAGCAGGGGTTCCGGCGACATGGGACGGGCTCCTTCCGTACGAGAGCGCACGAGACGGCCTGCCTTGCGGAGGAAGTCGTGCGGGCAGCGACCAACCTAACCAACTTGTGATTCTTTAGTGAAGGTTGAAGGGTTAAATGCCCGATACGCTTCTGTGACCTTCGTCCCTTCCCGGCGTGAGGCGCGCGACGACTCCCGTACGGAAGTAGCCGTCGTCGGTGAAGGAACGCGCGTCGAGGTCCGGTGCCCGATAGTAGCCGCGCACCGTGTACGGCCCACGGACCAGGAGTTCACCGGGCTCGCCCTCGGGTACGCCCTTGCCCTCGGCGTCG includes:
- a CDS encoding alpha/beta hydrolase, which gives rise to MPDRITRMSRRTVAKAATAAGLAALFGTATGVGRARAATRVGARTFDVSVASAALRRSAPVRLILPTSFDATPTRRYPVLCLLHGAHDDYTSWTRETDIEAFTAGRDLIVAMPDAGPTGIPSVWRDGVDYETFQVREVPALLARDYRASGVMAVAGVSTGGYGAMAHAARHPGVFAAAASYSGVLDTTALGVPAIVDAIVARENLPPGSLWGHPILNLLTWREFNPRARAEGLRGTPLYVSQGSGLLGGGGDPLPGVLESALWPSAHGFTDALARLGISVDSHFYAGGGHNWAYWKGEFARSWPMLARALGVPE
- a CDS encoding endonuclease/exonuclease/phosphatase family protein — protein: MIVVSVLLLGPSTPGDALVGRPLPAGAAAEVVPNRVMTWNLCNPCEKSNVDRAAEIATYAPQVIGLQEACTGDVKRIRDLLESLYGLVYHVEYGAVLQNWGRCGGVPWSPGGFGQALLSAAPMTDRVLVEYPDGGSEDRGYLAVTTTVDGRRVRVFNTHLAQRQQESVRVGQVRVLAAAVAEYDRAIVIGDFNATPETPELAPMWALAADTDPQCHPQTSGTCDTTTDWYSKFDYVFLRGIASLRHQVHPTAYSDHDLLQADVDLT
- a CDS encoding C40 family peptidase; amino-acid sequence: MASVPPWNAAPVPEWNAGGSPEPAAGAVTEWNAGPAPELAGGPAAPFPPVEAVEAFGTRAEEEVWRTGPLPVLGDNRAQWPLTEPMAFPDPEPAAATPPTAQDPLAGSYDAGLPVTVATPYGAAPATGPIAPYLTGVPTDPTASYATDWPTGTTTATYGAGLPSVAAPPAAESPVTQLPVTEPPVTQLPVAEPPVTPLPIAQSPQPPVALPPQPTGAAPAFTGAVGAGHTTKAERVIAFARAQIGRPCVWGAAGPGSFDAPGLSQAAWKVAGVTLPRTAQEQAGVGTPVALAEVEAGDLVFFHDDLGHVGIWTGNGMMIHAPGPGAAVREESVFFAGQSAIKGAIRPA
- a CDS encoding type I polyketide synthase, translating into MRGVDAAVLRRLIAERVASWLGTAPEDVPMDRQLAELGMSSRDAIALTAELSRVTGCELPPTLLWEAPTGQALVARLCGTAPGPAPLMRAPGAPGEPVAVIGVGCRLPGGVHGPEDYWRLLCEGGDAIRRVPEDRWRDFTAFPPADAHPYGGYLDDIAGFDADFFRITPREAAVMDPQQRMLLEVAHEALDHAAVPASSLAGTATGVFVGVSAPEYGQLTGADPDAVDPWAPAGAALSVTAGRLAYVLDTRGPSLAVDTACSSSLVAVHHACVSLRAGESDMAIAAGVNLLLSPAVTVAFRRAGALAPDGRCKPFSTAADGIGRAEGCAAVVLKRLSHAERDGDRVLAVIRTTAVNSDGRSNGLMAPNPAAQRALLETAYARAGIAPAHVDLVEAHGTGTPLGDPIEAAALDAVLGQGRDPDQPLLLGSVKGNLGHLEAAAGVAGLVKTVLALHHDLIPPSLHCADGSTLPGPRLRVVSEPEPWPRYSGTATAGVSGFGFGGTNAHAVLEEWRTPLPAPHDDPAARLHLLSDTDPERLRDTAGRLATWLRMPEGGAAHPADVARTLAGRTGRGPVRAAIVARDRDELATSLDELAAGRPDGRVTIGDRDLVGPGTVWVFSGYGTQWPGMGRRLLAEEPAFAAAVEKLDPQLAAECDGLSLYDHLAAGTGLDRLDTAQPLLFGMQLALAELWRAYGVEPAAVIGHSMGEVAASVCAGALDVADGARVIAVRARLLSGLRGGAMAVVDLEDRQLADLERDFPDVRVAVHSSPRQKVVTGTEAAVGRLVDRLREEGRVARAMRVVGAGHSPQVDPLLPGLTEALAGVRGRRARVPVYSTVLDDPRGTSAFDAAHWAANLRRPVRLDRAVAAAAADGHTAFVEISPHPVLTGAVADTVPDALASATLRRDADGPAAFLGQLGALYAAGQRLPLPPGRVIDLPRPRWRHVRHWWTDGRAGDSARRHATADAGPVEHGRGQGQFAAAPAAGGQAHPPEHSPVLARLSHHIATVSGHSPTRVVPTAALADLGLDSLMAVRVRTAVEREFGVELPLRDLLGAGTVADAAVRIERALPRSAGGATPRPLRATGSRPPLFLVHAAGGRSTVYQPLAERLGADQPVFGLDRLDESRTVTDKARRYADAIRSSHPTGPLLLGGWSFGGFVAQETARQLAATGRDIPLVVLIDSVRPLPRPGQTPGDRIRAHFEGFARYVAETYGVRLELPYDELVAMDDDRDRIDAVLATVREAADVPRAALEHQRASYLDLRIGEAHRPERYDGRVLLCRATEPAPHTVRDPAYERDDEALGWDEVCPRLEVVRVPGHHLALLDPPYVDEIAARLGRALAARVPAP
- a CDS encoding alpha/beta hydrolase; the encoded protein is MALRFTSEQRLDDRVLERGFTLGEIPGFLWTPSSAAAPTPLILLGHPPIGLHTMYPRLVARARHAAADGFATATIELPGNGDRPLWPALEEARAELRRALRAGEPVGPEIIDPLVLPLVDTAVPEWRAALDALLALPEIDGPVGYSGGIISIGVRLAVVEPRIVAAALFAGSFVPRAIFEEARQVTIPLHVLLQWDDEGNDRQAALDLFDAFASKEKSLHANMGGHAGVPQHAADAAGQFFTRHLK
- a CDS encoding PucR family transcriptional regulator, giving the protein MAFPTPRGLTGGPGPTTVPAELAELLRAQLAAVADQVEEEVRRQVPEYAVPRDGPYGRNLRAGVVQALTLFVDHIADPGDDGESIAATYYALGRGVAQEGRSLEVLQSALRVGGMHAWRCMGRTAETLGLDSTVVAALGELAFQTVHEVAEAAAAGYAEAQLRSSDELERRRRRLLDLLLGADPPAPEAVRKLAHGARWTVPRQVAVVALAGGPDRGEEDRPLASSGALVDMESRPPRMLVPDPDGSGRWAGRSFTLALRGRPAAIGPTVPLAEAAQSLRWATRALGLMGRGVLPRQEVVRCADHLSTLLLHADEPLLGRLRARALAPLDAVSAGQRARLTETLLVWLLNGSNVPDVAARLHLHPQTVRYRLRQLEKLFGDALRDPDARLEMILALRAESAQPQQE
- a CDS encoding cutinase family protein, translated to MRIRLCLAALSLVGGAGVATLATPTASAAACTDVDVVAARGTFEPGTLGFIVGDPVYSALQRKISGKTLSSYKVNYPADLSLTSAAQGNADLVNHVNQQAAACPNQRFILVGYSQGANVVDNSLGISSEGAVVGSPIVATLPAAVEPRVAAVLLFGNPIRALGKSVTGVYQSRTIDFCATGDPVCQSGGTDVGAHLGYTANADAAAAFAAGKV